In the Flavisolibacter tropicus genome, one interval contains:
- a CDS encoding type 1 glutamine amidotransferase domain-containing protein, with product MAKDVAGKKVAILTENGFEEVELTVPKKALEDAGVIVHIVSAQPEKVKAWDHDHWSIELPVDKALQDANPEDYDGLLVPGGVINPDQMRGKKEYVAFAQHFLEQAKPLFAICHGPQLLIETGMVSSRKMTSYPSIKTDLINAGALWLDKEVVVDNGLVTSRSPKDLEAFNKKVIEELGEGKHATTGQFTHTENK from the coding sequence ATGGCAAAAGATGTAGCAGGTAAAAAAGTGGCCATCCTTACTGAAAATGGCTTTGAAGAAGTGGAACTGACCGTACCTAAAAAGGCCTTGGAAGATGCTGGTGTCATTGTGCATATTGTTTCTGCACAACCTGAAAAAGTAAAAGCATGGGATCACGATCATTGGAGTATAGAACTACCCGTTGATAAAGCGTTGCAGGATGCCAATCCTGAAGATTATGATGGCTTGTTAGTGCCAGGGGGTGTTATAAATCCAGACCAGATGCGTGGTAAAAAAGAATATGTGGCTTTTGCACAACATTTTCTTGAGCAGGCAAAGCCTTTGTTTGCTATCTGCCATGGTCCGCAGCTATTGATTGAAACAGGAATGGTCTCTTCACGTAAGATGACATCTTACCCTTCTATTAAAACTGATTTGATCAACGCTGGTGCCTTGTGGTTAGATAAAGAAGTTGTTGTGGATAATGGTTTAGTTACCAGCCGTAGTCCCAAAGACCTGGAAGCATTTAATAAAAAGGTGATAGAAGAATT
- a CDS encoding N-acetylmuramoyl-L-alanine amidase → MKRILLLTTLLVIIIGSSCNRNPYASTNKQYKKSAKSLAKQLRQSPSQQLIATAPDWVGTTNFNLRKPNLVIIHHTAQNSCDQTLKTFTMPSTSVSAHYVICKEGIIHHMLNDYLRAWHGGIGKWGAINDINSTSIGIEIDNNGIDTFSTAQINSLLVVLDSLKKRYSIPTANFIGHSDIAPTRKVDPNINFPWKQLADKGFGYWWSDTTGVTVPTYFNHMEALRLIGYDVKDSSATFGAFNRKYLQLESKVMAEPSRKVLYQLYKKYL, encoded by the coding sequence ATGAAACGCATTTTACTACTAACTACTCTGCTTGTAATTATTATTGGCAGCAGTTGCAATCGAAATCCGTACGCATCAACAAACAAGCAGTATAAAAAATCTGCAAAGTCGCTGGCAAAACAACTGCGACAATCCCCTTCTCAACAGCTTATTGCTACCGCACCTGATTGGGTAGGCACTACTAATTTTAACCTGCGCAAACCCAACCTGGTTATTATACACCACACAGCACAGAATAGTTGCGACCAAACGTTGAAGACCTTTACTATGCCTTCAACAAGCGTTAGTGCTCACTACGTCATTTGTAAAGAAGGGATCATTCATCATATGCTAAATGATTATCTGCGTGCCTGGCATGGAGGCATTGGAAAATGGGGCGCTATCAATGATATTAATTCTACCTCTATAGGAATTGAAATAGATAATAACGGTATTGATACTTTCTCTACGGCTCAAATCAACAGTCTTTTAGTTGTGTTGGATTCATTGAAGAAGAGATATTCTATTCCTACAGCCAATTTTATTGGCCATAGTGATATAGCTCCTACCCGAAAAGTAGATCCGAACATTAACTTCCCTTGGAAACAGTTAGCGGACAAGGGTTTTGGCTACTGGTGGAGCGACACAACCGGTGTTACCGTACCCACCTATTTTAACCATATGGAGGCCTTACGCCTTATTGGTTACGATGTAAAAGACAGCAGCGCCACCTTTGGTGCTTTTAACCGTAAATACCTGCAACTTGAAAGCAAGGTAATGGCTGAGCCCAGTCGTAAAGTGCTTTATCAACTCTACAAGAAATATTTATAA
- a CDS encoding lysoplasmalogenase gives MNKKIWVGLFFLALISDLICVQLQFETLRFVTKPLIILFLINYFITSVQLVPSSLKWWVAGALGFSWLGDILLLFEDQSAQFFILGLSAFLIAHVCYIVFFNQIRKVEKMKGQILLFVFVLVYYAALIQLLSPKLGDMKLPVWIYGAVICLMLWLALHLNKAYHSNSGLFIMLGALLFVLSDTALAINKFYQHFAGAGIVIMLTYGLAQWFITEGSVRWLHNQMRE, from the coding sequence ATGAATAAAAAAATCTGGGTAGGCCTTTTTTTCTTAGCGCTCATTAGCGATCTGATTTGTGTGCAATTACAGTTTGAAACACTTCGCTTTGTTACCAAGCCGCTGATTATTCTGTTTCTCATCAACTATTTTATCACCAGTGTACAACTGGTGCCCTCATCTCTGAAATGGTGGGTGGCAGGAGCCTTAGGGTTTTCGTGGTTGGGCGATATATTATTGTTGTTCGAAGACCAATCCGCTCAATTCTTTATACTAGGTCTTTCTGCCTTTTTGATAGCGCATGTTTGTTATATCGTTTTCTTCAATCAGATTCGTAAGGTGGAGAAAATGAAAGGGCAGATCTTGCTCTTCGTTTTTGTGTTGGTTTATTATGCAGCGCTGATACAATTGCTAAGTCCTAAGTTGGGTGATATGAAACTGCCTGTATGGATCTATGGAGCGGTAATCTGCCTGATGTTGTGGCTGGCCTTGCACCTTAATAAAGCTTACCATAGCAATTCAGGTCTTTTTATTATGTTAGGTGCATTACTCTTCGTTTTGTCAGATACCGCCTTAGCAATTAATAAATTCTATCAACATTTTGCAGGTGCAGGTATTGTTATCATGCTTACATATGGGTTGGCACAGTGGTTTATTACTGAGGGGAGCGTCCGTTGGTTGCACAACCAAATGAGGGAATAG
- a CDS encoding lysophospholipid acyltransferase family protein: MYYLLFGLLYLVSLLPLRVLFVLSDIVYFIIYKIFRYRKKVVLHNLSIAFPLKSETEKEAIASKFYRNFTDTFIETIKYISASQAYIKRHCDGDFSLVHDLYKQGRSIQVLAGHNFNWELVNLAVAPSLPGKVMAVYLPLNSEAFERLFRYIRTRFGTILINAKRMKEEMLPHRGTQYVIGLVADQSPGVPSRANWVQFFGRPTGFLKGPENAARRNDYPVVFIHFTKKKRGFYTAHAELATDNAAALPEGQLTKLYVKYLERVMTEHPELWLWSHRRWKHEWKPEYGKIIE, from the coding sequence ATGTATTACCTCCTCTTCGGACTACTGTATTTGGTGTCGTTGTTGCCACTGCGTGTGTTGTTCGTTTTATCCGACATCGTTTACTTCATTATTTATAAAATATTCCGCTATCGTAAGAAGGTAGTGCTGCATAATCTCTCCATTGCCTTCCCCCTTAAGTCAGAGACGGAAAAAGAAGCTATTGCCAGCAAGTTCTACCGAAACTTTACCGACACCTTTATTGAGACAATCAAATATATAAGTGCCTCGCAAGCTTATATTAAGCGCCATTGTGATGGTGATTTCTCCTTGGTACATGATCTATATAAACAAGGTCGTTCCATTCAGGTGCTGGCAGGGCATAACTTTAACTGGGAGCTGGTGAACCTTGCCGTTGCCCCGTCCTTGCCGGGCAAGGTGATGGCGGTATACCTGCCCCTGAACAGCGAGGCTTTTGAGCGGTTGTTCCGCTATATTCGCACCCGCTTTGGAACCATACTAATTAACGCCAAACGGATGAAGGAAGAAATGCTGCCTCACCGTGGTACCCAATATGTCATTGGACTAGTGGCCGACCAATCGCCAGGCGTACCTTCCAGGGCGAATTGGGTACAATTCTTTGGTCGGCCTACCGGCTTTTTGAAAGGGCCCGAAAACGCAGCTCGTCGTAACGATTATCCGGTTGTATTTATTCATTTTACGAAGAAGAAAAGAGGCTTTTACACGGCGCATGCGGAACTGGCAACGGACAATGCTGCAGCCTTGCCGGAAGGGCAGTTAACTAAATTGTATGTGAAATATTTGGAGCGTGTCATGACGGAGCATCCGGAGCTTTGGCTTTGGAGTCATCGGCGCTGGAAGCATGAATGGAAACCTGAATACGGTAAGATCATTGAATAA
- the tsaB gene encoding tRNA (adenosine(37)-N6)-threonylcarbamoyltransferase complex dimerization subunit type 1 TsaB produces MSLILHIETAVEGASICLAKDQELIAFKENKDIRDSAAWLHQAIHLLLQENTTPIQRLQAIAVSAGPGSYTGLRVGMATAKGLCYALQVPLITLGTLEIMAAAAKEVTTDLLCPMIDARRMEVFTAVYDKNEQVLLPPHNRVLDTTSFADILENNSITFFGNGSQKWKELTDNKNAHFAAIEFSAKDMIAMAAANYQRQAFTDLAYSEPLYVKEFFTTQIPQSIQKKC; encoded by the coding sequence GTGAGTTTGATACTACATATAGAAACAGCCGTTGAAGGCGCCTCCATTTGCCTGGCAAAAGACCAGGAGCTGATTGCCTTTAAAGAAAATAAAGACATAAGAGATAGTGCTGCGTGGTTGCATCAAGCCATACACCTCCTTTTGCAAGAAAACACTACGCCAATACAGCGACTGCAAGCTATAGCTGTTAGCGCTGGCCCCGGCTCATATACGGGCTTGCGGGTAGGCATGGCTACTGCTAAAGGGTTGTGTTATGCGTTACAAGTACCTCTTATAACACTTGGTACATTAGAAATCATGGCAGCTGCTGCAAAAGAGGTTACTACAGATCTGCTTTGTCCTATGATCGATGCACGCCGTATGGAAGTATTTACAGCTGTGTATGATAAAAATGAACAGGTGCTATTACCACCACACAACCGTGTTTTAGATACCACTAGTTTTGCAGACATATTAGAGAATAACAGTATTACATTTTTTGGTAATGGGAGCCAGAAGTGGAAAGAACTGACTGATAACAAGAATGCTCATTTTGCTGCAATTGAATTCTCAGCAAAAGATATGATTGCAATGGCAGCAGCCAATTATCAGCGGCAAGCTTTTACAGATCTGGCATACAGCGAACCTTTGTATGTAAAAGAATTTTTCACTACGCAGATTCCGCAGTCCATCCAGAAAAAATGTTAA
- a CDS encoding ArsR/SmtB family transcription factor, protein MNTAFVESTQSELDLKIDIVQLKKAALVLRAINHKLRQQILKLICDHDRMTVTEIYVKLRLEQSVASQHLAILRKAGFVNTLRDGKFIYYSVSAERLAEVHEFSGQLLN, encoded by the coding sequence ATGAATACCGCGTTTGTTGAATCGACTCAGTCGGAATTGGACTTAAAAATTGATATTGTCCAGCTTAAAAAAGCAGCCTTGGTGTTAAGAGCGATCAATCATAAGTTGCGCCAGCAAATCTTAAAATTGATCTGCGACCATGACCGCATGACTGTTACAGAGATCTACGTAAAATTACGTCTGGAGCAATCGGTGGCTTCTCAACACTTGGCAATTTTACGTAAAGCAGGCTTTGTCAATACGCTGCGTGATGGTAAATTCATTTACTATTCAGTAAGTGCAGAGCGTTTAGCTGAAGTACATGAGTTTTCCGGCCAGTTGTTAAATTAA
- the nadB gene encoding L-aspartate oxidase — MKTDFLVIGSGIAGLTYALKVANHFPEKRVTIITKASADETNTKYAQGGVAVVNDLENDSFEKHIEDTLIAGDGLCDEEIVEIVVKEGPARVQELINWGARFDKDAEGDYRLGKEGGHSEFRILHHKDVTGKEMERALLEAAEKTPNIEFIKHCFVLDVITQHHLGYLVTKSTPDIECYGVYVLNTNNYRIEKVLSKVTLLATGGNGQVYRTTTNPAIATGDGVAMVYRAKGRIENMEFIQFHPTALYEAGKRGQAFLITEAVRGDGGILRNRAGEAFMERYDARKDLAPRDIVARAIDNEMKIGGTEHVYLDCRHMDIEKFKEHFPNINEKCLSIGIDVTKDMIPVAPAAHYSCGGIKTDEWGRSSIINLYACGECASTGLHGANRLASNSLLEAMVFAHRCYIDAISRFDLIKDVPEIPDWNAEGTSEPKEMILITQSLKELQQVMSDYVGIVRNTVRLQRAMKRIDLLFEETEGLYQSTFVSPQLLELRNMITVGYLITKGATFRKESRGLHYTTDYPEKAGLVQNIVL; from the coding sequence ATGAAAACGGATTTCCTAGTTATTGGTTCGGGTATTGCGGGGTTGACCTATGCCTTGAAAGTGGCAAATCATTTTCCAGAAAAGAGAGTGACCATTATTACCAAGGCCTCTGCTGACGAAACCAACACCAAGTATGCACAGGGTGGGGTAGCAGTTGTAAACGATCTGGAAAACGATTCTTTTGAGAAGCATATTGAAGATACTTTAATTGCTGGCGATGGCCTTTGTGATGAAGAGATTGTCGAGATTGTTGTAAAAGAAGGCCCGGCCCGCGTACAGGAGTTGATCAATTGGGGTGCTCGTTTTGATAAAGATGCTGAAGGCGACTATCGTTTGGGAAAAGAAGGTGGCCATTCAGAGTTTCGCATCCTGCACCATAAAGATGTTACAGGGAAAGAAATGGAGCGTGCCTTACTGGAGGCAGCAGAAAAGACGCCGAATATTGAGTTCATCAAGCATTGCTTTGTACTTGATGTAATCACCCAGCATCACCTGGGGTATTTGGTTACCAAGTCTACCCCGGATATAGAATGCTATGGCGTGTATGTTTTAAATACAAACAATTACCGCATTGAAAAAGTATTGTCCAAGGTAACATTATTGGCCACAGGTGGTAATGGGCAAGTGTATCGTACTACCACAAATCCAGCTATTGCTACCGGCGATGGCGTAGCCATGGTTTACCGCGCCAAGGGAAGGATTGAAAACATGGAGTTCATCCAATTTCATCCAACGGCCTTATATGAAGCAGGCAAACGCGGTCAAGCCTTTTTAATAACAGAAGCGGTGCGCGGTGATGGCGGTATCTTGCGCAACCGTGCTGGTGAAGCCTTTATGGAGCGGTATGATGCCCGTAAAGACCTGGCACCACGCGATATAGTAGCCCGTGCTATAGATAATGAAATGAAGATTGGCGGTACCGAACATGTGTACTTGGACTGCCGCCATATGGATATTGAAAAGTTCAAAGAGCACTTTCCTAATATTAATGAGAAATGTCTTTCCATTGGCATCGATGTAACAAAAGACATGATCCCGGTGGCACCAGCAGCGCATTACAGTTGTGGGGGTATCAAAACAGACGAGTGGGGCAGGAGCTCTATTATAAACTTATACGCTTGTGGTGAATGTGCCAGTACGGGTTTACATGGCGCCAATCGATTGGCCTCTAACTCCTTGCTGGAGGCGATGGTTTTTGCACACCGCTGTTATATAGATGCCATAAGTCGCTTTGATCTGATCAAAGATGTACCTGAAATACCCGATTGGAACGCCGAGGGAACATCTGAGCCCAAAGAAATGATCCTGATCACCCAAAGCTTAAAAGAGCTGCAACAGGTGATGAGTGACTATGTAGGGATTGTACGAAATACGGTGCGTTTGCAGCGCGCCATGAAACGTATAGACCTCTTGTTTGAAGAAACGGAAGGACTGTATCAGTCAACTTTTGTATCGCCACAGTTATTGGAGTTACGTAATATGATCACAGTAGGCTATTTGATCACCAAGGGCGCTACCTTCCGTAAAGAAAGCCGTGGCTTACACTATACCACCGATTATCCGGAAAAAGCAGGCCTGGTACAAAATATTGTGCTGTAG
- a CDS encoding MBL fold metallo-hydrolase, translated as MFIKQLYTGCISEAAYYIESNGEAAIIDPLRDIDAYLQLATERQATIKYIFETHFHADFVSGYLDLAKVTGATIIYGPETQTKLPVHVAKDGDVFKLGDITISVLHTPGHTLESSCYLLKDASGKDHAVFTGDTLFVGDVGRPDLAQKGADLTMEDLAGMMYDSLQTKITPLADDVIVYPAHGPGSSCGKNLGPNTFSTIGEEKKSNYALKAESKEAFVKAVTEGLAEPPQYFPINAKINKEGYDSLDEILEKGLHPLSIEAVKKAIEGGAVLLDTRHASVFTQGFIPGSIFIGLEGRFAEWAGSLLSFTQPIILVTEPGKEKESIIRLARVGFSKIDGYVDGGFEAWKASDEEIDMIIDVEADELAMDLPFDPNILVVDVRKPTEYGDGHVKDAVNMPLNELIDPIHISGLAEEQNLYVHCAGGYRSVIAASLLKRQGIHNLRNVVGGWSKIKEQEKIQTVKESSVLN; from the coding sequence ATGTTCATTAAACAACTCTACACCGGCTGCATCAGTGAAGCCGCCTATTATATAGAAAGCAATGGAGAAGCAGCCATTATTGACCCGCTTCGCGATATTGATGCTTATTTGCAATTGGCAACAGAACGCCAGGCAACCATCAAATACATTTTTGAGACCCATTTCCACGCTGATTTTGTAAGTGGCTACCTGGATCTGGCTAAAGTAACTGGTGCTACCATTATTTATGGCCCGGAAACTCAGACCAAATTACCAGTACATGTAGCGAAAGATGGCGACGTATTTAAGCTTGGCGATATTACTATTTCAGTTCTACACACACCTGGCCATACATTAGAGTCCAGCTGTTACCTGCTGAAAGATGCCAGTGGTAAAGATCATGCTGTTTTCACCGGCGACACGTTGTTTGTAGGGGATGTAGGCCGACCTGACCTGGCCCAGAAAGGTGCTGATCTAACCATGGAAGACTTAGCGGGTATGATGTACGACAGCCTGCAGACCAAAATCACTCCTTTGGCCGATGATGTAATTGTTTACCCAGCGCATGGCCCAGGCAGCTCTTGCGGTAAAAACCTTGGTCCTAATACCTTCAGTACCATTGGTGAAGAAAAGAAAAGCAACTACGCTTTAAAAGCAGAAAGCAAAGAAGCATTTGTAAAGGCCGTAACAGAAGGTTTGGCTGAGCCACCGCAATACTTCCCCATCAATGCAAAGATCAATAAAGAAGGATACGATAGTTTGGATGAGATTTTAGAAAAAGGATTACATCCGCTGTCTATTGAGGCTGTTAAAAAAGCCATAGAAGGCGGCGCAGTTCTATTGGACACCAGGCACGCTTCTGTTTTTACACAAGGCTTTATACCGGGTTCAATTTTCATTGGGCTAGAAGGTCGTTTTGCAGAATGGGCTGGTAGCTTATTGTCCTTTACACAACCCATAATACTGGTAACAGAACCTGGGAAAGAAAAAGAAAGCATTATTCGCTTAGCTCGTGTAGGTTTTTCAAAAATAGACGGTTATGTAGACGGCGGGTTTGAGGCTTGGAAAGCGAGTGATGAGGAAATTGATATGATCATTGATGTAGAAGCCGATGAACTGGCCATGGACTTACCTTTTGATCCTAATATTTTAGTGGTAGATGTACGCAAGCCAACCGAGTATGGCGATGGGCATGTAAAGGACGCCGTAAATATGCCGCTAAACGAACTGATTGACCCAATACATATAAGTGGATTGGCAGAAGAGCAAAACCTTTATGTGCATTGTGCCGGTGGTTATAGAAGTGTAATAGCAGCCTCTTTACTGAAACGCCAGGGAATTCACAACTTACGCAATGTAGTAGGTGGCTGGAGTAAGATCAAGGAGCAGGAAAAGATCCAAACTGTAAAAGAAAGCAGCGTTTTGAATTAA
- a CDS encoding outer membrane beta-barrel protein, which yields MRKHLLVLLSLFSSTLLLAQHVSGLIHDDSGKPVSGATVSLLHIKDSSTFKFATTKDDGRFSIMADTGSYLVNVSYIGFTPYYTSSITVSNKDITLPIITLKKADASTLKGVTVTSTRPMIEVKADKTVLNVEGTINAVGNDALELLRKSPGVMVDKDDNISLSGKNGVQIYIDGRPSPLTGQDLASYLKTLQSSQIEAIEIITNPSSKYDAAGNAGIINIRLKKNKSFGTNGSVNAGWNIGTYAKYNGGLSLNHRNAKINTFGNFNYFRARYANYMNMYRETVTDSLFQQHNDMQFKNNSIGFKAGLDYFLSKKSTVGFITNGNLADQNFSTNGNALISHLATKDIDRIMIANNNNEIDRDNVNINLNYRYNDTSGRELNVDADYGWYHIVNNQLQPTDMYAYATNTLLSRELQNMYTPSRIDIYTIKADYDQNLWKGRVGLGGKLSFVKSDNAFDQYDMLHPSGPFTEGQNNFDYRENINAGYATYNRQIKKVTFQVGLRVENTNAEGHSAGKRWYYNADGTGSYKYFDSLTKRNYTDVFPSASITLNQNPDNQFSISYSRRIDRPAYQDLNPFEFRLDKYAFRRGNTLLQPQYTNIIDITHAFKSKLTTKLTYSHVNDVFAQVIDVVETNQSQSYLTKKNLATQDIVGLNFSYNLKYKALTSYINLNTYYSHFKSNDGPTRNIDINVYAANVYAQNSVKLSEIWSAELSGWYSTPSLWQGTFKSWAMGGLDIGGQAKLLKGKATIKATVTDFLHTLKWGSTNSYAGQYSRMNGGWESRQFRLNLTYRFGSTEIKAARQRNTASEEENKRTQGGGGSPNQ from the coding sequence ATGAGAAAACACCTGCTCGTTTTGCTGAGCCTCTTTAGTTCTACGCTTTTATTGGCTCAGCATGTAAGTGGACTGATCCATGATGATAGTGGTAAGCCTGTAAGCGGGGCCACTGTTTCTTTACTACATATTAAAGACTCTTCTACTTTTAAGTTTGCCACCACAAAAGATGATGGCCGGTTTTCTATAATGGCTGACACAGGTAGCTATCTTGTAAATGTTTCATACATCGGGTTTACGCCCTATTATACATCTTCTATTACAGTAAGTAACAAGGATATTACACTTCCTATTATTACATTAAAAAAAGCAGATGCATCTACCCTAAAAGGTGTTACGGTAACTTCTACAAGACCCATGATAGAAGTAAAGGCGGATAAGACGGTGTTGAATGTAGAAGGGACTATTAATGCTGTTGGTAATGATGCGTTGGAGTTGCTACGTAAATCTCCAGGTGTAATGGTAGACAAGGACGACAACATATCGCTCAGCGGAAAGAACGGCGTGCAGATCTATATTGACGGAAGACCTTCGCCCCTTACTGGCCAAGACCTGGCTAGTTATTTAAAAACCTTACAGTCTTCACAGATTGAAGCTATTGAAATTATAACCAACCCTTCATCAAAATATGATGCCGCGGGTAATGCGGGCATCATTAATATTCGCCTTAAGAAAAACAAAAGCTTTGGGACCAATGGTTCTGTGAATGCAGGATGGAACATAGGCACCTATGCTAAGTATAACGGCGGTTTGTCGCTCAACCACCGCAATGCCAAGATCAATACATTTGGCAACTTCAATTACTTCCGTGCACGGTATGCCAACTATATGAACATGTATCGGGAAACGGTAACTGATTCACTTTTCCAACAACATAATGACATGCAGTTTAAAAACAATAGCATTGGCTTTAAGGCAGGCTTAGATTATTTTCTCAGTAAAAAAAGTACTGTTGGCTTTATAACAAACGGCAACCTCGCTGATCAAAACTTTAGTACCAATGGGAATGCGCTCATTTCTCACTTGGCTACTAAGGACATTGACCGCATAATGATTGCTAACAACAACAATGAGATTGACCGCGACAATGTAAATATAAATTTGAATTATCGTTACAATGATACCAGCGGCCGAGAGTTAAATGTGGATGCCGATTATGGATGGTATCATATTGTCAACAATCAGCTACAGCCCACTGATATGTATGCGTATGCCACAAATACATTATTAAGTCGTGAATTGCAAAATATGTACACGCCCAGTCGCATTGATATTTACACTATAAAAGCAGACTATGATCAGAACCTATGGAAGGGACGCGTGGGCTTAGGTGGCAAGCTTTCTTTTGTAAAGAGCGACAATGCTTTTGATCAATATGATATGCTGCACCCTTCTGGCCCATTCACAGAAGGACAAAACAACTTTGATTATCGGGAAAATATTAATGCTGGGTATGCAACCTATAACCGGCAAATAAAGAAAGTTACGTTTCAAGTTGGCTTACGCGTTGAAAACACAAATGCAGAAGGGCATTCGGCAGGTAAGCGATGGTACTACAATGCAGATGGCACCGGATCTTATAAATACTTTGACTCTCTTACAAAACGCAATTACACCGATGTTTTTCCTAGTGCATCAATAACCCTTAATCAGAACCCAGACAATCAATTTAGTATTTCGTATAGCCGTCGTATTGATCGACCGGCCTATCAGGATCTAAATCCTTTTGAGTTTAGATTAGATAAATATGCGTTTCGGCGTGGCAATACTTTGCTGCAACCACAGTATACCAACATTATTGACATTACCCATGCCTTTAAATCGAAGCTAACCACTAAACTTACGTACAGCCATGTGAACGATGTCTTTGCCCAGGTAATAGATGTAGTAGAAACGAATCAATCGCAGAGTTATTTAACAAAGAAAAACCTGGCGACACAGGATATAGTTGGCTTAAACTTCAGCTACAATCTTAAGTACAAAGCGCTTACTTCCTACATCAATTTAAACACCTACTATTCTCATTTTAAATCCAACGACGGCCCTACCCGCAACATTGATATAAATGTGTATGCGGCAAATGTGTACGCCCAGAATAGCGTGAAGCTAAGTGAGATATGGTCTGCGGAATTGAGCGGCTGGTATTCTACACCCTCCCTTTGGCAAGGCACTTTTAAAAGCTGGGCAATGGGTGGATTAGATATAGGCGGACAAGCGAAACTGCTAAAAGGGAAAGCCACTATTAAAGCAACGGTAACGGATTTTCTGCATACACTGAAATGGGGTAGCACTAACTCCTATGCTGGTCAGTACTCGCGCATGAATGGTGGCTGGGAAAGCCGCCAGTTTCGGCTTAACCTAACCTATCGATTTGGTAGTACTGAAATAAAAGCAGCGCGTCAACGCAATACGGCTTCTGAAGAAGAAAACAAACGTACACAAGGTGGTGGCGGCAGCCCTAATCAATAA